The following are from one region of the Sardina pilchardus chromosome 4, fSarPil1.1, whole genome shotgun sequence genome:
- the gpr143 gene encoding G-protein coupled receptor 143, which translates to MASPRLETFCCPNRDASTEFVISFQPLFFGAICIGSAAVSLIFSIIQILPKRRGYRRLGQYPLPKPASSSRILFIISVCDILGCFGIILRSSIWLGLPNFISQISVTNNSNVWPEVFCVGSAMWIQLFFSASFWWTFCYAVDVFLVVKRSAGISTIVLYHMITWGLAVLLCVEGVAMLYYPSISSCENGLQHAIPHYITTYAPMLLVIVVNPVLFSRTVSAVTSLLKGRQGIYTENERRLGTEIKIRFFKIMLVFFICWLPNLINESLLFYLEMQEDIEANSLKNIRNTVLITWFIMAILNPMQGFLNTLAFHGWTGFDVDLSLQRRRELAWDSASTSVPATGSYNPVVGSTLFYEGHVQEAKKSMAGNGQQQQHPSDGISVLSEGSESSTIEIHISSELRDYDDVDADGESLENSTKR; encoded by the exons ATGGCATCTCCTCGACTCGAGACATTTTGCTGTCCGAATCGAGATGCTTCCACTGAATTTGTCATCAGTTTCCAACCTCTCTTCTTCGGTGCCATCTGCATAGGTAGTGCTGCTGTCAGTCTCATATTTTCTATCATACAAATTTTACCAAAACGAAGAGGATACCGTCGCCTTGGACAATATCCACTCCCAAAACCTGCTTCGTCGTCCAGGATATTATTCATTATCAGCGTGTGTGATATATTAGGATGCTTTG GTATCATTTTGAGATCCTCCATCTGGCTGGGCTTGCCAAACTTTATCAGCCAAATCTCTGTTACCAATAACAGCAATGTGTGGCCAGAAGTCTTCTGTGTGGGGAGTGCG ATGTGGATCCAGCTGTTTTTTAGTGCGTCGTTTTGGTGGACTTTCTGCTATGCTGTGGACGTGTTCTTGGTGGTGAAAAGGTCTGCAGGCATCAG CACCATCGTGTTATATCACATGATCACATGGGGCctggctgtgctgctgtgtgtggagggggtggccATGCTCTATTACCCGTCTATCTCCAG CTGTGAGAACGGCCTTCAGCACGCCATCCCACACTACATCACCACCTACGCCCCCATGCTGCTGGTCATCGTGGTGAACCCTGTGCTCTTCTCCCGCACTGTGTCAGCTG TTACGTCCTTGTTGAAGGGCCGGCAAGGAATCTACACAGAAAATGAGAGGCGTCTTGGAACAGAGATTAAAATACGCTTTTTCAAAATTATGCTGGTGTTCTTTATATG CTGGCTGCCCAACCTCATCAATGAGAGCCTGCTCTTTTATCTGGAGATGCAGGAGGACATCGAAGCCAATAGCCTGAAAAATATCCGCAACACTGTGCTCATCACATGGTTCATCATG GCCATTCTGAACCCCATGCAAGGCTTCCTCAACACGCTGGCCTTCCACGGCTGGACGGGCTTCGACGTGGACCTGAGCCTGCAGCGCCGCAGGGAGCTGGCCTGGGACTCGGCGTCCACCTCCGTCCCCGCGACGGGCAGCTACAACCCCGTGGTGGGCTCCACGCTCTTCTACGAGGGCCACGTGCAGGAGGCCAAGAAGAGCATGGCCGGCAacggtcagcagcagcagcacccgtCCGACGGCATCAGTGTCCTCTCAGAAG GTTCAGAGTCTAGTACAATTGAAATCCACATTTCCAGTGAGCTGCGAGACTATGACGATGTAGACGCTGATGGAGAGTCGCTGGAGAACTCCACAAAGCGCTAG
- the tbl1x gene encoding F-box-like/WD repeat-containing protein TBL1X, protein MSITSDEVNFLVYRYLQESGFSHSAFTFGIESHISQSNINGTLVPPAALISVLQKGLQYVEAEISINEDGTVFDGRPIESLSLIDAVMPDAVQTRQQAFREKLSGQQQQVTGPAAAAATSGSVQQKPPENGEVVNGDGENGTHNLNNHAEAMEIDGEVEIPASKATVLRGHESEVFICAWNPVSDLLASGSGDSTARIWNLNENNNSSSTQLVLRHCIREGGQDVPSNKDVTSLDWNSDGTLLATGSYDGFARIWRKDGNLASTLGQHKGPIFALKWNKKGNCILSAGVDKTTIIWDAHTGEAKQQFPFHSAPALDVDWQNNTTFASCSTDMCIHVCRLGSDRPLKTFQGHTNEVNAIKWDPSGMLLASCSDDMTLKIWSMKQDSCVHDLQAHSKEIYTIKWSPTGPGTNNPNSNIMLASASFDSTVRLWDVERGNCIHTLTKHQEPVYSVAFSPDGKYLASGSFDKCVHIWNTMSGALVHSYRGTGGIFEVCWNSTGDKVGASASDGSVCVLDLRK, encoded by the exons ATGAGTATAACAAGTGATGAAGTCAACTTTTTGGTCTACAGATATTTACAGGAATCCG GTTTCTCCCACTCAGCGTTCACCTTTGGCATCGAGAGCCACATCAGCCAGTCCAACATCAATGGAACACTAGTGCCCCCTGCTGCCCTCATCTCTGTCCTGCAGAAGGGCCTCCAGTATGTGGAGGCCGAGATCAGCATCAACGAG GACGGTACGGTCTTTGACGGGCGGCCTATCGAGTCGCTGTCCCTCATCGACGCAGTGATGCCGGACGCGGTGCAGACGCGGCAGCAGGCCTTCAGGGAGAAGCTGtcgggccagcagcagcaggtgacCGGGCCCGCGGCGGCAGCAGCCACCAGCGGCAGCGTCCAGCAGAAACCGCCGGAGAACGGAGAAGTGGTCAACGGGGACGGGGAGAACGGCACCCACAACTTGA ATAACCACGCGGAGGCCATGGAGATCGACGGGGAGGTGGAGATCCCTGCCAGCAAGGCCACGGTGCTGAGGGGCCACGAGTCCGAGGTGTTCATCTGCGCCTGGAACCCCGTCAGCGACCTGCTGGCCTCCGG GTCGGGAGACTCCACGGCCAGGATCTGGAACCTGAACGAGAACAACAACAGCTCCTCCACGCAGCTGGTACTCAGGCACTGCATCCGGGAGGGAGGCCAGGACGTCCCCAGCAATAAAGACGTCACCTCTCTGGACTGGAAC AGCGATGGAACTCTGCTGGCAACTGGATCCTATGACGGCTTTGCAAGAATATGGAGAAAAGATG GAAACCTAGCAAGCACCTTGGGGCAGCATAAAGGGCCTATATTTGCACTGAAATGGAACAAGAAGGGGAACTGCATCCTCAGTGCTGGAGTTGATAAG ACGACAATCATCTGGGACGCGCACACGGGTGAAGCTAAGCAGCAGTTCCCTTTCCACTCAG CACCAGCGCTGGATGTGGACTGGCAGAATAACACGACGTTTGCATCGTGCagcacagacatgtgcatccaTGTATGCCGACTGGGTAGCGATCGACCACTGAAGACCTTCCAGGGACACACG AATGAAGTCAACGCCATTAAATGGGACCCATCAGGGATGTTACTGGCCTCCTGCTCTGATGACATGACTTTGAAG ATCTGGAGTATGAAGCAGGACTCCTGCGTTCACGACCTCCAAGCGCACAGCAAGGAGATCTACACCATCAAGTGGAGCCCCACGGGGCCCGGCACCAATAACCCCAACTCCAACATCATGCTGGCCAG CGCGTCGTTTGACTCGACCGTGCGCCTGTGGGACGTGGAGAGGGGCAACTGCATCCACACGCTGACCAAACACCAGGAGCCCGTCTACAGCGTGGCCTTCAGCCCGGACGGGAAGTACCTGGCCAGCGGCTCCTTCGACAAATGCGTCCATATTTGGAACACCATG AGCGGAGCGCTGGTTCACAGCTACAGGGGAACGGGAGGCATCTTTGAGGTTTGCTGGAACAGCACAGGAGACAAAGTCGGAGCGAGTGCTTCAGACGGCTCC gtgtgtgttctTGATCTTCGAAAGTAG